A genomic window from Streptomyces sp. NBC_00234 includes:
- a CDS encoding zinc-dependent metalloprotease, which yields MSDTPFGFGLPPEEPEDGDEGKKKDPTGGGQGPGGPGNPFGFGPGAGGDNPFAAMFGSMNPNDLGAAFQQLGQMLSYEGGPVNWDMAKQIARQTVSQGTPDGTKDASVGPAERTAVDEALRLADLWLDGVTSLPSGSVSTVAWSRAEWVEASLPAWQQLVDPVAERVGLAMGDVLPEEMQAMAGPLIGMMRSMGGAMFGQQIGQAVGVLAGEVVGSTDIGLPLGPAGKAALLPLNVEQFGKDLGVAQDEVRLYLALREAAHQRLFAHVPWLRSHLFGAVEAYARGIKVDTSKLEDVVGQFDPTHPEQLQDALQQGMFQPEDTPEQKASLARLETALALVEGWVDAVVHEAAKTRLTSADALRETLRRRRASGGPAEQTFATLIGLQLRPRRLRDASRLWASLTDARGVDGRDALWEHPDMLPTAHDLDDPDGFVHHEQMDFSELDKMLGEAAKGPQKPASAADGADEPGSEDKDGKDSKDDTDQ from the coding sequence GTGAGTGACACCCCATTCGGATTCGGCCTTCCGCCGGAGGAGCCGGAAGACGGCGACGAAGGCAAGAAGAAGGACCCCACCGGAGGTGGCCAGGGTCCCGGCGGCCCGGGCAACCCGTTCGGCTTCGGCCCCGGCGCGGGCGGTGACAATCCGTTCGCAGCCATGTTCGGTTCGATGAACCCGAACGACCTGGGTGCGGCCTTCCAGCAGCTCGGCCAGATGCTCAGCTACGAGGGCGGTCCCGTGAACTGGGACATGGCCAAGCAGATCGCCCGCCAGACGGTGTCGCAGGGCACTCCGGACGGCACCAAGGACGCGAGCGTGGGTCCCGCGGAGCGGACGGCGGTCGACGAGGCGCTGCGGCTGGCCGACCTCTGGCTGGACGGCGTGACCTCGCTTCCGTCGGGTTCGGTCTCGACGGTGGCGTGGAGCCGCGCGGAGTGGGTCGAGGCGTCCCTCCCCGCCTGGCAGCAGCTGGTCGACCCGGTGGCCGAGCGTGTCGGCCTGGCCATGGGCGACGTCCTGCCGGAGGAGATGCAGGCCATGGCCGGCCCGCTGATCGGCATGATGCGGTCCATGGGCGGCGCCATGTTCGGGCAGCAAATCGGGCAGGCCGTGGGCGTGCTCGCCGGTGAAGTGGTCGGTTCCACGGACATCGGGCTGCCGCTGGGCCCGGCCGGCAAGGCCGCGCTCCTTCCGTTGAACGTCGAGCAGTTCGGCAAGGACCTGGGCGTCGCCCAGGACGAGGTGCGGCTCTACCTCGCCCTGCGCGAGGCGGCCCACCAGCGGCTCTTCGCCCATGTGCCGTGGCTGCGCTCCCACCTCTTCGGTGCGGTCGAGGCGTACGCGCGCGGCATCAAGGTCGACACCAGCAAGCTGGAGGACGTCGTCGGCCAGTTCGACCCGACGCATCCCGAGCAGCTGCAGGACGCCCTCCAGCAGGGAATGTTCCAGCCGGAGGACACGCCGGAGCAGAAGGCGTCGCTGGCCCGCCTGGAGACGGCGCTCGCGCTGGTCGAGGGCTGGGTGGACGCGGTGGTCCACGAGGCCGCCAAGACCCGTCTGACCTCGGCGGACGCCCTGCGCGAGACCCTGCGCAGGCGCCGTGCGTCCGGTGGCCCCGCCGAGCAGACCTTCGCCACGCTGATCGGACTCCAGCTGCGTCCGCGACGGCTGCGGGACGCCTCGCGGCTGTGGGCCTCGCTCACGGACGCACGGGGTGTCGACGGCCGTGACGCGTTGTGGGAGCACCCGGACATGCTGCCGACGGCCCATGACCTGGACGACCCGGACGGCTTCGTCCATCACGAGCAGATGGACTTCTCCGAGCTGGACAAGATGCTCGGTGAGGCCGCCAAGGGACCGCAGAAGCCCGCCTCCGCCGCGGACGGCGCCGACGAGCCGGGTTCCGAGGACAAGGACGGCAAGGACAGCAAGGACGACACCGACCAGTGA